The genomic stretch GGCCGGTCTTGGCAGGGAATCAACTAAAGCAACAACAAAGTCAAAGTTCGTGCAGGACTGTGTGAAATTGGCTTATGGATATGACTCTGATGTTGTTAGAGAAAGCAGGTTTGCTGGAGTTCCAGCTCTTTCAGGGACTGGTGCATGCCGTCTGTTTGCTGAATTCCAAAGGCGCTTCTATCCTGACTCACGAATGTTTCTACCAATGCCAACTTGGTCCAAGTAAATGCTTTTCATGTTTATAATTCGTGTTCATGCCACGTCGTGATAAATTTGTAATGTGATTGAAGTGTGTTCTTTTTAGCCACAATGACATTTGGAGGGATTCTGAAGTTTGTACAAGTACCTACCACTATTATGATCCTGATACAAAAGGATTGCAATTTCAAGCCCTCATGAATGATATCAAGGTTCGGTTTTACGCTGGAGGATAAGATGAGTTTTCTCAAATTTTGTTGTGAAATATTTGCTTAACTGTACTGCTAATTCTTACATCCTTACATGACTTTACACCCTTTTCCTGCACATATGAGATTGTGTACCTTTGTAAAAGATGGATTATGTTGCTGAGCTATTTAGATGTAACCAATaactatgttgctcggactcttcaaaaatattattgggtgcgtgtcggatcctccaaaagcaTTAGCGAAGCCATGAATTTCCTCaaggtgttcaaacttgaaaaaagtaaaaaactttCTCCAATGAagagtgttcaatatatgttTTATACTTCTAAAACTTAATGTTCTATATGCGCAGTATAATTTTGTGACGAAGGatggtcagttgaccaccctttAAGACATGTAGCTTCGCCCTTGTCCAAAAGTAAGTGCattttttggaggatccgacacgagCGACAACATTTTTAGAGAGTCGTCCGAGCAACATAGCCAATAAATTCTTTGCTGAATAATCATGTCAGAAAGTAACTCTGTATATGATCCTCaacaatataacaacaacaacaaacctagtTTGATCTCATaaatggggtttggggagggtagtgtgtacgcagaccttacccctacctcatAGAGATAGAAacactgtttccgatagaccctcggctcaaggaacAGTGAAGATAAAACAACCAATTAGCAAAGAATATTAGAAACAATGATGTATATGATCCTCCTACCTGAAAAATGTAATAGAGAAAATTCCCTTGCAGCCATGCAATAATATTCATTATGTCATATACGGATACTCATTTTGCGAAACTGTTGTATGTGGTTACAATATCTGAAGGCAAACTCTGCTTTTGTTAACTTTCCTCTTAAGGAGTTTAGAATACTATTCCTGACCCTATTCATTTGATAATCTCACAGAATGCTTCAGAtcgttcctttttcttacttcaTCCTTGTGCTCATAATCCAACTGGCGTCGACCCCAACTATGAGCAGTGGAAAGAAATCTCTCACCTATTCAAGGTTAGTgaaataatttattcttttttctttctcttattttacttttctaGTCTATCTTATGTGGTATCTCTTGTGAAAATTGATTTCAGATCAAGaatcattttcctttttttgatATGGCTTATCAAGGAATTTCTAGCGGCGACCTTGAGAAAGATGCTACTGCTATTCGGATATTTCTTGAAGACGGACATCTATTGGGCTGTGCCCAGTCTTTTTCCAAAAACATGGGATTATACGGACACCGAGTAGGTTGTGTCAGGTAGACCACTTCAAGCTACTGTGTTTTACAACTCCTCATTTTGAACAACATCGAAATAATACTACACGTTCATCGGTTAGACAATCTACTCAATCCAGTTAACgaacaaaggaaagaaaaactACTGAATATTAAAAAGAGAACCAACAAACAAAGTAACTTTAACTTGTCCATTCTTAGTCtgcaaaaaaaacaaaggaaagaaaaactACTGAATATTAAAAAGAGAACCAACAAACAAAGTAACTTTAACTTGTCCATTCTTAGTCTGCAAaaaaaacttgtccattcttagTATAATCCTGAATCCACTTTAGCGCTTAGTAGCCCACAAAATGACCAGGAATCACGTTAGTTACTAGACTTTCAATGAATTAAACTGAAACTTGACCTTTTCCATTAACCTGTGTGATTTTTGCATGCGTTAAACAATGACTAATTGGTGCGTTCTTGTCTTGCTACAAGGGAAGTGAAAAATATTTGATTCTTTATGTCGATAGTTTGGTTTGTTTCTTTCATGGTTTCTTGATTAGTCTCCAATTCTCAAACTTCCCATCCTCTcgcttcctcttttttttctttttgtggaaACCAGTATTGTCTCCAGGGATGAAAAGCAAGCCACTGCAATCAAGAGTCAGTTCCAGCAGATTGTCAGGGCAATGTACAGTAGCTCTCCTCTTCACGGCCCACTATTAGTATCTACAATCTTGAACGATGCTGATTTAAAGGCACTTTGGGAAGAGGAAATTAAGGTAATTGATGTTCGTATTACTAGGTTCTAATTACCATTCCATTTCCTTACTCTTTACTGATTATATCTTTTGTTTAAGGTCATGGCTGATCGCATGATCAGAATGAGAATCACATTACGTCGAACTCTTGAAGAATTGAATTCGTCTGCAAACTGGGAACATATAACCAAGCAGGTATTCTTAAGTCTTTTTTGCAACCGGGTATATCAAATGCAGCTGCTAAATATCGAAATTTCAGGTCGGAATGTTTTACTTCTCTGGTTTATCCCCTAAAGAGGTTGACCGATTGCAGAGGGATTTCCATATATACATGACTAATGATGGACGCATCAGGTACTTAAATCAGATTTCTTGAATTTACATACTAATATCAATATACATGACACTGCAGATTGTATTGTGCGGCCCGAAAATGAGGAAGTATATATCTTTACCTGCCCAATTTAAGAACCACAAGCGAAGTAAAACAACCCATCCCCTTCTCCCTCCATTCTCCTCTTCATATAATCACACATAGTAGGTTGAAACAGCAGAAGCTCTCAAAGACCACTAAGATAACTCATTTGTAGTCATGACCATTTTGCGGAACTAGAAATTTATACAAGGGGATTCAAAAACATTCTAGGATGTCACAGTTGAACATATGACCTAAAGCAATTTTGAACCCCCTTTACTACTATACGTGAATTTTTCTTCATATCAAGAGGATTCAACAACTCACATATAACCAAAAAAGATCATTTTTACTCTATTTATATCGTGTGATTTTCTGACGAAGGGGGTCGGTTTGAACCCCCTGTACTCTACCTAGTTCCGCCTGTGGTGACAGGTTCTCCAAGAAATTTCTCAAGtggtttatttctctaaaactactTTCATGTGGGAAGTTACAATAGAGTATTGGTTTTGAATTCTACCATAAacatacaaaaagaaaaattaaaagaaagtaAACAGAAAGAACAAAAGATTTTCTGATTTACATTTTTATGCTTTTGCAATTGAAATGACTGATGCATTATCCATTGGTAGCATGGCAGGGGTAACAAGCAGCAATGTGGAATACTTGGCAAGTGCAATCCATGAAGTTACCAAAGTGTAGATATTAGTTAGCTTAAATGTTGAACCAGTTTTGGCAATTGGTTGAAAAGCAATTTGTAGATTAGATTATCTATCTTAATAAAAGTCTGAAGAAACCTTTCATATCAATATACAGTCAGACTTATTTATAACATCCATCCTCTATAACAAAACTTCATTATAACGGTCAAGTTTTCTTTGGAACTAATTTTTCATGTAATGTTATAATATATGTAGCGCTTCACTATAGCaaccaaaatattttggtaaggtttggTTGTATCTGATTCCTCGGTAAGGTCTTCTTTCCTGAGTAATATTTACCATATATTTTTTTTCTCCGGGATGTTTATTAAGCAAAGATCAAGAGAAAGTTAAGGGcttttgtgcaaaatttctgTTGAAGTATGAGATGAGAAGTTCTCTGGTTGTTAACAGCATTGCAAGTGCATTGATCCAAAGCATTTCAAAATTTGTATTTTAGCAAATTTTATGCTCAATTCTTTTTGAGATCATATGCACAATAATCAATGtctaatactccctccgtttcaatttatgtgaatctgtttgactgggcatgaagtttaagaaaaaatgaaggcttttggaatttgtggtcctaaacaagttaaaaaggggcccagagagtttgtgtgattataaaagcttctcattaaggttagaattgtaagtttaagctaaattgtttccaaatttagaaaggattcattctttttggaacggaccaaaaaggaaataggtacacataaattggaacggaagGAGTAATAAATAGCGGCTAAAGATGCAAATACTATTAAGGCACTTGAATTGGAACAAGGGGGAAACCAATTTAAATTTTCAAGAACAATTTGCTTTTTTTCATCAATAAAATCTAGTACTAATCAATTCTTTCTTGTTCCTCTTTCTGACtataaatgtttttttttaatttttaaattactTTCTTGGAACAAGTTTGTGATAATATTTGTAACAAAAAATTGAGTTGTTatttagaagaaaaaaattaGATCTTGAAGGAATTTTATGGGGTGCCCACCTCCTTTAATTTTTGTAGTTCCACTAAATACTATTTGAAGATCCAAAGAAATGCTCCTTTATCCTTTTCGCCTCTGCATAAACCAAAATAATTAATTGCGCATTATTATTAATAgaaccaaaaaaaaaggaaaattgtgAAAGAGAATTACTTAAGAAAATTGACCATTTACAAATCATCTCATAGATTTCAAAGATAACCAGATCATATTATAGTTATTGCCAACTCAATTACGCCATAGAAGATTGCCAATGATttagaatttaagaaaaaatattattaaaacttAGGGGGTCCAGAGAACCTTTTAGGTTGTTATGGATCCTTTTCATATTCTTCTTTTGTCATAAGGGTTTTAATCAAATAAAGACGGGGGAATTATTTTTATAAGGATTTTGGTTTATTTCTTCGAGGTAGGTTGTCTAATTAATGTAAGTTAGGAGTATATAAGAGTAACAAATGTTATGTTGTGTACATTTCAATACTATTTAGCTTACGGAAATATTTGTTAGATCTTTCTTTGAAATAAAAAGACAAGATAGATGAAATATCTGCTTCTATTCCTAAATGTTTGATACCTTTTCTTCACGAAATTCAAACTAAGTGAAATTTaatcaatattttaaaatttatcttTCTTCTTTTTATATGAAGTATTCGCTAATTTATACCACTTCTTGTATAACTTTTGTGTATCTAAGTTTTTAATATAAATTAATCTAATCGATTTAATTCCTTCTAAAATTAGTCAAATTAATGAATATTTATAAGCGGCATCAATATGTGAAGAAGTgaacaaataaataaatcattATAGTGACTAGTTGTATcgttttttatatttatattaaatattttcatttttcttatgatttatatatacatatttacgAAAAAATTTGACAACACGGTGTCACATGATACCGCTTGAGATAAGGTGCCTATGCCTAATGCTCCTGATCGAATTTACGTGGATACGGGATGTTTGTGCATCGGACCGCCTTTTTCGGTGTATTGGAATAACATGCATTCAAAGGCTTACCATCAAAACTTACACTATGAAATAGTAATTCAGAATTGAACCATATGCAATGGAAATTGAGAAAGTTTAATTTCAGGAGGGGTTGATTCCTAAGAATATGGGTTCAAAATCTGACACCTATATTCGGtatgtatacggtgaaatcaggTGCCCCGATTTAGTAGGCTCGAGACGTCGCACCGAGAGTAAAAATTCGATAAAGACCAAGCCCGGACTCGAAGACAGAATAAGAGGCTCGAAGACCTAAATGCTCGAGGAATATCGGAGCCAAGTATGACCGTCTCAGAGATAGTGTCGTTGTGAGTTTGTTACAGAAGGACAAGATTCTCGCcgcgtccccaagatcatggcgtgaattccggaatagatttgtacgaattaGTACAAATCTGTACCAGGCGGTTATACagttgtcccaataagattctttactgtaaatggaaatataccttatttagggctcccctcctatataaaggggaccccaatcatttgtaaacatcatctaatcattggcaaagaatatgCTATCTTACTTTTTCGCTCATTGTTCATCATAATTGTCCTTTATCTTTATTGCCCTTACTTTACTGTTCTTGGTTCATCTCGACGTCACTGAGCTCGAGGTCGATACTGGTCAAGTAACActggtttgattcacttatttCCTTCATctatacttcatatttcttgattattaattgatattgaactaaatcatgtatctttaaaaccacaaatcaaatttaattgttactcgtattttcaaggtaaacagtttggtgcccaccgtggggctaaagataatagtgattatttcattattgattctcataacacacgttatttttacactttttctttcaagaatttTGATTCTCAAgctgaaacatgtctagctcGCAAAACGTGCATGTTTATGACaacgaaggtcttggagaaaacaaTAATATAGGGTTGGTGTACCACCACTAAACCTTGGGAAAGTGCCAAATATGGAACCAGTTGATATTAGTTCACGCATTGCTCTAAACGCGTATTTAGGCACGGACCCTGGAGGGAGTGTACGTAGGGAAGCccgatctggtggccaaggaGCACAAGGAATGGGATATGGGggaatcagcctccaagtgatattcgagatgctgcaagctcaacaaatcgccatcgctcaacttcaaagttAGAATAAGACTCCGAATATAGCTGAACTAGAAAACACTCGGCGTGTTGAGAGGTCGAACGGAAATGATTCGGGGACTGACCCAACCATTATGAGAATGCTCGAAGAGATCACCAAGAGGATCAAGTCCGGGGAAAAGAAGattgaagacaatgacaaaaaggtggagacttataactcccgtgttgatcaaatacAGGGGCACCTCCAGTCTTGAAAGGTTTAGATGctaaaaagttcatacaaaaatcATTCCCCCCAAGTGAGACTCCGATGcccattcctaagaagtttcGCATGCCCGATATACCCAAATACAATCAGACAATTGACCTAATGAGCATATTACTTCATGCACTTGCGagatcaaaggaaatgacttgaatgacgATGGGATCGAATCAGTTTTGTTGAAAAAGTTTGGAGTAACACTGTCGAAAAGGAgctatgatttggtatcacaacttgcctcctaactctattgattcgtttgctatATTAGCAGACGCATTCGTAAAAGCACAtgtcggggccataaaggtggcaaCGAGGAAATCAGACATCTTCAAGATAAAACAAAGGAACGATGAGATGTTGAGGGAGTTCGTATCTAGGTTTCAGATGGAGCGtatggaactaccaccggtctcgGATGACTGGACAGTACAAGCTTTTATGCAGGGTTTGAATGAAAGGAGTTCAATTGCATCTCTACAGTTAAAGcagaatctgatcgagtatccagctgtgacaTGGTCGGACATACATAACCATTACAAgccaaagattagggtcgaggaagACCAGTTGAGAGCCCCCTAGGGCTCAGTTCATCCTAACAGGCTGGCGGCTAAGCCCCCGAGGGATACAGATAGGGAATCTAGATTCAACAAAGAACGGTATCAGCCATATGTCGATCGGAGAAACAATGTCTCAGGTCGTAACGCTTCTCGTAATGATCGGAGAAACAATCGAGCTCAAAGctctcggggactcatgagtaagagcGGGTTCGATAAACATACTGACCCGCGGAGGCACCTCGATTGTCAGAGTATAATTTCAGTATAGATGCATCAGGGATCGTGTCAGCTATTGGAAGGATCAAGGATACcaagtggcccaggcctatacaaaccaatccttctcaaaggaatccaaacttaatgtccaagtatcatggcacacatggccatAGAACCGAAGACTGGAGGCAGGTAAGAGAGGAGGGAGCTCGGTTGTTCAacgagggtcaccttcgagaatttctcagtgatcgagctaagaatcactttGGGGAGAGAGATGTAAGCAGAAAAAACGAATAGGAAGAATCACAACATGTGATCCACATGATCGTCGGTGGTGTCGATATCCCATAAAAACCTATATTCAAATGTACCATAGTGtcgatcaccagagaaaaatggactcggaGCTATGTGCCTGAGGACACCCTATCATTCTACGATGAGGAACCAGAAGGCATATCTTAACCGCACAACGacgccctggtaatttctatccttttaaatgaaattcaagttaaatgtgttctagtggatccaggtagctcgaaaaacataatcagatcgagggtcgtagagcagctcGGCCTACAGGATCAGATTATACCTGCATCCCATTTCCTAAATGGCTTCAatatggcgagcgaaacaacaaaGGGGGAGTTAATCCTACTAGTAAACGTAGCTGGGACCATACAAGATAagaaattccatgtcatcgaaggcgatatgaggtataatgcacttctcgggaggccatggatccataGCATGAGGGTAGTACCTTTGGCCCTTTaccagatgatgaaattcccaatagAGGATGGGGTGAAAACGGTCCGCGGAGAACAACATGCTGCAAAGGAGATGCTTGCAGTCGAGGAAGTGACTCCGGCACCAATGCCTTCGA from Nicotiana sylvestris chromosome 12, ASM39365v2, whole genome shotgun sequence encodes the following:
- the LOC104225333 gene encoding aspartate aminotransferase, mitochondrial-like isoform X2: MWSRYVVRFSKRRMSTSVATNGKNNMGWWDHVQPAPKDPITSVTESFLFDPSPLRLNLGEGAYRDDEGKPVTLECVKKAMEKISDCEFLESTKATTKSKFVQDCVKLAYGYDSDVVRESRFAGVPALSGTGACRLFAEFQRRFYPDSRMFLPMPTWSNHNDIWRDSEVCTSTYHYYDPDTKGLQFQALMNDIKNASDRSFFLLHPCAHNPTGVDPNYEQWKEISHLFKIKNHFPFFDMAYQGISSGDLEKDATAIRIFLEDGHLLGCAQSFSKNMGLYGHRVGCVSIVSRDEKQATAIKSQFQQIVRAMYSSSPLHGPLLVSTILNDADLKALWEEEIKVMADRMIRMRITLRRTLEELNSSANWEHITKQVGMFYFSGLSPKEVDRLQRDFHIYMTNDGRIRGNKQQCGILGKCNP
- the LOC104225333 gene encoding aspartate aminotransferase, mitochondrial-like isoform X1, producing MWSRYVVRFSKRRMSTSVATNGKNNMGWWDHVQPAPKDPITSVTESFLFDPSPLRLNLGEGAYRDDEGKPVTLECVKKAMEKISDCEFLESTKATTKSKFVQDCVKLAYGYDSDVVRESRFAGVPALSGTGACRLFAEFQRRFYPDSRMFLPMPTWSNHNDIWRDSEVCTSTYHYYDPDTKGLQFQALMNDIKNASDRSFFLLHPCAHNPTGVDPNYEQWKEISHLFKIKNHFPFFDMAYQGISSGDLEKDATAIRIFLEDGHLLGCAQSFSKNMGLYGHRVGCVSIVSRDEKQATAIKSQFQQIVRAMYSSSPLHGPLLVSTILNDADLKALWEEEIKVMADRMIRMRITLRRTLEELNSSANWEHITKQVGMFYFSGLSPKEVDRLQRDFHIYMTNDGRISMAGVTSSNVEYLASAIHEVTKV